The segment AGCTTCTTTTTTAATGAATGTTCCAGAGAAAGAAAAAGTTACACAAGACCAACCTGTGAAAAAAGGTTTCCGTCTTAGTGATTACTTTGAAAAAACAACATTTCCAATTGCAATTTTTGTTGCTATATGTGGGTTTGCATACTCCAGCATTTTATCGTTCATGACTGCTTATGCAACTGAAATTAACTTAGTAGATGCAGCAAGTTTCTTCTTTGTCATGTATGCGGTCTTTCTTGTGCTCTCCAGACCTATAACAGGGCGGATGTTTGACCTTAAAGGGGAAAATTCGGTCATGTATCCGTCAATTTTCTTATTTGGTGTTGGTTTAATTGTACTTAGTCAGGTACAACTTGGAATTATGTTGCTCATAGCTGGTGCAATTATTGGAATAGGCTTTGGTACGTTGCAATCAAGTGCACAAACCATTGCTGTTAACCGTGCGCCTAATCATCGAGTTGGCTTAGCGACATCGACCTTTTTTGTATTCTATGATTTTGGAATTGGAATTGGCCCATTTCTATTAGGATTTATCCTCCCATTGACAGGCTTTCGCGGGCTCTATCTAGGCATGGCAGCCATTGCCTTTATTGCTATTGCCATTTATTATTTCGCACATGGGAAAAAATCAACCGAGAGAAATAGACATCAAGTCAAAGACATATCAGAGACAATGTCGAGTTAAGCATAATGGTAATAATGGAACAGCGAGAATGATACCTATGAAACTTTAAAAGCAGAAAGAAAAATTACTTTCTTCCTGCTTTACTTTTAAAATGAGTATGCTTCACCGTCTTTCGGCACCAATACAATAGAGGTGATCCCTTTTTCACTTATGAAGTTCTTCAATTCTTCTCGTGATAACCCCCAATGATTGACAGCTTCCATATGGCTGGCAATAATTTTTGCGTCAGGGGCAGTCTTATACACTTCATAGACATCATCTTTGCCCATGACGAGAGAGCCACCTTCATTGAATTGATTATCACCGGCATTTACTACAATGATTTCTGGTTTGTGCGTTTCGATTTCGTTCTGAACTTTATCATTCCAAACCGTATCTCCAGCTACATATAACGTTTTTTCATTCGACTGTTTGAAGACAACGCCACATACGTTACCAGCGAGTTCTAGTACTTCCCCTCTACCGTGTTCGCCTTTTGTTTTGATTAATTGGATATCTTCAAAGACTGTACCCTCTTGTAAAACTTCCACATTTTGAAAGCCATCATTTTTAACAACTTGAGCATCTTCCCCGTTTTGCACAAATATTTTTACACCTTTTGGCAATGCTTCTTTAGCGGCATCATCATAATGGTCAGGGTGCAGATGGGTAAGAATAACGGCATCAACATTATGAATAAGTTGATCAATAGACGTCGGTAAATCAACTAACGGATTATTTTGATCTTGTCTTGGTGCATCTGGAAAGCCTGTAGCTGGTCCAAACGGTGGGAAGGCCCCTTTTTCCGATAACATTGGATCTATTAAGAATTTCTTCCCAGCATATTCGACAACCAGCGTTGCATTGCGAATTTGTTGTATATTCATGGTAAAACTCCTTTGCTTTTTATTTACCCCTATTATATATTAGCATCGATGAAAGAATACATGGATGAAATCAAGTCTTTTTTTCGTTCGACTTGAAACTTGAAAGGATTGGAAAAATGTTAGATAACACAGATATGCGTGTCCTGAAAGAATTATTCAATAACAGTCGTATCACTATGAAGGAATTGGGTGAGAAGGTCCATTTGACCGGCCAGGCTGCTGCAGATAGAGTAGCGAAACTGGAAGACAATGAGGTGATTGAGGGGTATACCATAAAGATTAATCAAGCTCAATTAGGGTATGTTGTACATGCTTTTATCACTATCATGACGCAAACGATGAATCATCAACCTTATTTCTCGTTTATAAAAACACAAGAACAATATATTGTAGACAACTATAAAATTAGTGGGGAAGGTTGTTATCTTCTTGAATGCAAATTTCCATCGAATGAGGTGTTAGATCAATTTTTGAAGGGTTTAAATGAATATGCGAATTATAAGTTATCGATTGTTATTAATAAATAGTGTATCAATAAGAATACGGATAACTATAAGTTAAAGGTGGGAGAGAGCATAATCAACCGTAAAAAAAACGGGAGCAGTTAATTTTTATCCCGGGTTATATGTCTATACTTCGGAGACACGCCTTTTCTATTACTGCTTTAAGTAATCTCTTGTATGGATAGACACAAGGAATAGTTTCCATAATAGAGTAAAATGTAAAAATGGATCATGTTTTGCTGTTTTCATATAAATGATGGCAAATGCTGTATAAGACAGTCCTAATTTCATTTGATCTACTATGATAGAGTACGCTTTAATGACGCCGCTTTCCTCTGGTTTTTTAATCCGATTTCCTACTGCTTGTCCCGTCATATGAATTTGTTCACCTAAGTCTTTCCATTGAACACGTGAATTTTCGGATAGTAATTGCAGGATCTGAAAACCAGTATTATCAAGTTCCATAATAATTTCCTTTCACCATGAAATTTTTCGATATAAAAATGTTTCATCAACGTATCGATAGAAATCAATATATGGTTTATCGACTTAGGCGAGAAGACTCCTTCAAATTGCGGTTTTCAACAATTAGCGTGAGATAAATCGCAGTAAAAAGAAGGAAAGACAGAAAAAATTTCCAATAATGCAATCATATCATTGGAAGCAACTGTTCGTATGTTATATAATAAATTTAAATAATTGAAAAGGGATGTGTTGTGTATGACTATGCAAACTTATTTTTCTAACAGAATATATAAAAACACGTTAGAAAATAGTTCTGTAGATAATACACAACACACCCTTTTTATGTTTAATCAGGCGAAACATTTTCGGGTACAGGAGGAAATTCGTGAGAAGCGTGGTTCAAAAGCTAAATCAAAGCAATCCGTTCACTTAAGTGTAAAAGCAAAGTATGGATTAAGTGATTACTATACAACCAGTATCGTCCAGGCAGGCAAGGCGCTACTCTCTGCACAAGAAGAACTCACGAAAATGTATATTTCGAATAAAAAAGAACAGATCAAATCTGTTAAGAAAAAAATCAAAAATACTAAATCAAATCTGACTATTTTAAAGAAAATAAAGTCCTCTTTTATGAAAGGGGAGCCGAAATTTAATAAAACTTCCCGCGAACAACAAAAAGGCAACTTTTTTGTTGTGGAATTTAAAAATAAAACGGATATTTATTACAACTGTTATGATTTTGAACACCTCTATATAGATGTTCAAATGAAGCAGCTGGCATCCCGTCTGGGGCATTTGCATTTTAGGTTAGATAGGCTACAAAAACAAATTACTAGCTTACAAAAAAACACAAAAAGCGTTTGTTTTGGATCAAAAAAACTTGCAAAAGCAAGAACGACTACACAAAAATATCAATCAAATCCAGATCTTTGGAGAAAGGATTGGTATTTGGCTCGTTACGGGAAAATGATTGTCTCTGGTAGAAAAGATGCGAGATATGGTAATTTTGTTTTTACGTACGATCCAGATAATAATATACTTTCGTTTAAAGCTATTAACGGAAACGTTATAAAATTTGATAATGTCGTATTTCCGTATGGCCAAGAAAATATAGATAATGCTATTCGTACACAAATGAATTTAAAGAACAAAAAAGCATTTGGCAAGCCAATTAGTTGGTCGATTGAAGATCGCGGCGAATATTATATTGTCAAAGCTTTAGTTGATGTATCACCAGATCCGTATGTTAACCACGCCAAAGATAGTGGCATTATTGGTTTGGATTTAAACGTTGACCATTTTGCTGTATCGAATATAAATCAAATCGGGCAACTCATCGAATCGTTTTCGATGAAATTTGATGTCCATAATAAAACAACCGGTCAACTGAAAAAAATCATCGAAGCCGAAGCTATCAATTTCGTTGGTTATGCCGCCCAACATAAAAAGCCAATTGCACTAGAAAAATTAGATACGATGAAATCCAAAGTCAAAAATCCTTATGGAAATAAAAAGGTAAATCGACGAATGAGTCAATTTGCTTATAATACTATGATAATGGCTATTAAAAGCCGTGCTGACAAGATGGGCGTGGAGGTTTACGAGGTAAACCCTGCCTATACGAGTCAAATTGGTAAAATGAAATATATGAAACGTCTCGGAATTTCTATTCACGAGGCTGCTTCGTATGTCATTGCTCGCAGGACGATGGGTTTCAAAGAAAAACTTCCACCGGTGTTGCATTCGCTTGTTCCAGAGAAGAAACAAGGTCTACATCACTGGGCGCAATGGGCGTACATTTCGAACTCCCTATCTATTATTCGTAAAAATACGTTCTATCAGATAGAGCTTTCTAGTTTAAACAGGTTGTGTTCCTGGAATACATTATTTCCTCAAGATGCTTTGACAGATTTCGAAAAAATAGGTCTGGATAAACTAGAAAGCAGAAAATCCAAGGCTTAGTTGAACGAGCGCTGGTTCTGATCTAATCTTTTAAGTAGCTCAGAATCCCCCACCAATTCTTTGAATTGGTGGGGGAGGTTCAATATTATAGTGTAACAAAATTTTATAAATGAGGTGGAAAAATGAGTACAGCTTTAATCGTAGTTGATATACAAAATGACTATTTTCCAAATGGAAAGATGGAGTTAAGCAATCCTGATAAAGCAGCCGCTAATGCTGTTAAAGTTATTGACTGGTTTAGACAAAACAATAAGGATAATATTTTTCATGTTCAGCATATCGCAGGTAGTCCAGAGTTAGGCTTCTTTCTTCCAAATACAGAAGGAGCTGAAATAT is part of the Virgibacillus sp. NKC19-16 genome and harbors:
- a CDS encoding MFS transporter, which encodes MNQKPTLWTKDFIMISVANFLLFVSFYMLMVTLAIYSIEQFQASQSMAGLASSIFVLGAVIVRPIAGKMIETVGRKRLLVFGTALFFVIMLLYFPVNSLGLLLLIRFVHGFAFGIGSTATGTIAVEVIPPVRRGEGMGYFATSMNLAMAIGPFLGLIISNYFVDSMIFVATTIFSIVALVASFLMNVPEKEKVTQDQPVKKGFRLSDYFEKTTFPIAIFVAICGFAYSSILSFMTAYATEINLVDAASFFFVMYAVFLVLSRPITGRMFDLKGENSVMYPSIFLFGVGLIVLSQVQLGIMLLIAGAIIGIGFGTLQSSAQTIAVNRAPNHRVGLATSTFFVFYDFGIGIGPFLLGFILPLTGFRGLYLGMAAIAFIAIAIYYFAHGKKSTERNRHQVKDISETMSS
- a CDS encoding MBL fold metallo-hydrolase, with amino-acid sequence MNIQQIRNATLVVEYAGKKFLIDPMLSEKGAFPPFGPATGFPDAPRQDQNNPLVDLPTSIDQLIHNVDAVILTHLHPDHYDDAAKEALPKGVKIFVQNGEDAQVVKNDGFQNVEVLQEGTVFEDIQLIKTKGEHGRGEVLELAGNVCGVVFKQSNEKTLYVAGDTVWNDKVQNEIETHKPEIIVVNAGDNQFNEGGSLVMGKDDVYEVYKTAPDAKIIASHMEAVNHWGLSREELKNFISEKGITSIVLVPKDGEAYSF
- a CDS encoding Lrp/AsnC family transcriptional regulator → MLDNTDMRVLKELFNNSRITMKELGEKVHLTGQAAADRVAKLEDNEVIEGYTIKINQAQLGYVVHAFITIMTQTMNHQPYFSFIKTQEQYIVDNYKISGEGCYLLECKFPSNEVLDQFLKGLNEYANYKLSIVINK
- a CDS encoding IS200/IS605 family accessory protein TnpB-related protein gives rise to the protein MTMQTYFSNRIYKNTLENSSVDNTQHTLFMFNQAKHFRVQEEIREKRGSKAKSKQSVHLSVKAKYGLSDYYTTSIVQAGKALLSAQEELTKMYISNKKEQIKSVKKKIKNTKSNLTILKKIKSSFMKGEPKFNKTSREQQKGNFFVVEFKNKTDIYYNCYDFEHLYIDVQMKQLASRLGHLHFRLDRLQKQITSLQKNTKSVCFGSKKLAKARTTTQKYQSNPDLWRKDWYLARYGKMIVSGRKDARYGNFVFTYDPDNNILSFKAINGNVIKFDNVVFPYGQENIDNAIRTQMNLKNKKAFGKPISWSIEDRGEYYIVKALVDVSPDPYVNHAKDSGIIGLDLNVDHFAVSNINQIGQLIESFSMKFDVHNKTTGQLKKIIEAEAINFVGYAAQHKKPIALEKLDTMKSKVKNPYGNKKVNRRMSQFAYNTMIMAIKSRADKMGVEVYEVNPAYTSQIGKMKYMKRLGISIHEAASYVIARRTMGFKEKLPPVLHSLVPEKKQGLHHWAQWAYISNSLSIIRKNTFYQIELSSLNRLCSWNTLFPQDALTDFEKIGLDKLESRKSKA